The Pseudomonas sp. SCA2728.1_7 DNA segment CGAGCAGACGATCAGCGCCACCTTCGGCAACACGGCGTTCGAGCAGACGATCAGAACCGCCCTCAGCAACACGACTTTCAATCAACTTGTCCGAGCCGCCTTCAGCGACCTGGGTATGTGCCGGGGTAGCGGCAAAAGCGTTAATGGCGAAAACCGAAAAAGCGATGCTGAGAAGGGTTTGGCGTTTCATGATCGTGTGCTCCAAGGGGTAGTTGTTTGTCTGGAGCCGATGTTACGCCGTGGATTTTTTATGAGAACTTCATTGCCGTGATGGTAAACATCGACCGCAATGATGGTTCAAAAATCCCTTGTAGGAGCTGCCGCAGGCTGCGATCTTTTGATCTGGCCGTTTCTCAGGACTTCGCCGCCCGAACACACAGTTCACCGGTCGCCCGTGTCAGGGCCAGCTCATGCAACGCATCGCGGGTCAGGCCACTGCGCGCCTTGGCCAGCCACAGCGGGCAATTCGCGTCATGGCGATACGGCGCAAAATCAGCGTATTGCTGCAACAGCCGGGTTTGCAGTTCATCCAGACGCGGGCGGATCTGTTTACCGAGGTCGGGGCGCGGCGTGTCCGGCGCGGCACCGGCCGCCTGCCATTGCGAAAGCAAACCGTACTGCACCAGTTTGTTCGCCTCCATTTGCGCAGCAATCAGTTGCGCCACCTCTTCAGGGTCGAGCTGGCGCTCGGCGGCCAGCGTACGGGCATTGGCGATGACCTGCGCCTCACGCGGGCTGTCCTGAATCGGCTTGCCACTGTCCCACTTGGTCAGCGCGACGAGGTCGCCGATGTTCAGACGTTCGTTGAGTGTTTCCAGTAAAGGCTTCAAGCTGTCGGCGGGTACGGCGGCGTGAGCGCTGGTGCCGAGCAGGGCAAGTAGGCTGGCGGTCAACAGATTGGCAAAGTGCGGCATGAGCAGAGCCTCGATGAGAACAATGGAAGTGGGCAGTTGTTTACCACAGCGCTGAACCGACACCTACAGATCCGCGCCAATTACACAGACCTGACCACCGGTAATAAACATCGATTTGAAATGTTAATTGCGCCCCGCGTACAACTCGCCGAAGCTATCCTCAATCAGCCCTCCCGCCGTTCGAGATGGACCTCTATTCAATGCAAGTCGCCGCCCAACGCCCACTCTGGCACACCTACCTGCTGTTCCTCGCGCCGATGGTGCTGTCGAACTTTCTGCAATCGATGTCGGGCACGGTCAACAGCATCTACATCGGCCAGATGCTCGGCACCCAGGCGCTGGCGGCGGTGTCGGGGATGTTTCCCATCGTGTTCTTCTTTATCGCGTTGGTGATCGGCCTTGGCGCGGGCGCCGGGGTGTTGATCGGTCAAGCCTGGGGCGCGCGCGAACCGCACATGGTCAAGGCGATTGCCGGGGCGACGCTGTTGCTTGGCGTATTGATCGGCCTGGTGGCCGCGATATTGGGCAGCGTGTTTGCGCGACAGGCATTGGCGGGGCTGGGGACGCCGGCGGATGTGCTCGACGATGCAGTGGCGTATGCCCATGTGATGATGTGGATCTTGCCGTCGCTGCTGGTGTTTGTGTTGTTCACGCAACTGTTGCGCGGGGTCAGCGATACGCTGTCGCCGTTGCTGGCGCTGATGGTCTCGACCTGTGTCGGGCTGGCCCTGACCCCGGCGCTGATTCGCGGCTGGTTCGGCTTGCCGCAGTTGGGTATTCAAAGTGCGGCGTACGCGGGGTTGGCCGGCAACCTGGCGGCAATGGCGTGGCTAGCGTGGCGCCTGATTCGCAAGGGCCATCCGCTGGCGCCGGATCGCGAGTTCTTTGCTGCGCTGCGCCTTGACGGGGCGATTCTCGGCAAGGTGTTACGCATCGGTCTGCCGACCGGCGTACAGATGATTGTGCTGTCGCTGTCGGAGCTGGTGATTCTGGCGCTGGTCAACCAGCACGGCTCGCAAGC contains these protein-coding regions:
- a CDS encoding chorismate mutase — its product is MPHFANLLTASLLALLGTSAHAAVPADSLKPLLETLNERLNIGDLVALTKWDSGKPIQDSPREAQVIANARTLAAERQLDPEEVAQLIAAQMEANKLVQYGLLSQWQAAGAAPDTPRPDLGKQIRPRLDELQTRLLQQYADFAPYRHDANCPLWLAKARSGLTRDALHELALTRATGELCVRAAKS
- a CDS encoding MATE family efflux transporter — protein: MQVAAQRPLWHTYLLFLAPMVLSNFLQSMSGTVNSIYIGQMLGTQALAAVSGMFPIVFFFIALVIGLGAGAGVLIGQAWGAREPHMVKAIAGATLLLGVLIGLVAAILGSVFARQALAGLGTPADVLDDAVAYAHVMMWILPSLLVFVLFTQLLRGVSDTLSPLLALMVSTCVGLALTPALIRGWFGLPQLGIQSAAYAGLAGNLAAMAWLAWRLIRKGHPLAPDREFFAALRLDGAILGKVLRIGLPTGVQMIVLSLSELVILALVNQHGSQATAAYGAVTQIVNYVQFPALSIAITASILGAQAIGAGRLERMGPILRTGLLINVCLTGGLIVLGYLLSHWLLGLFLTDDSTRAMAEHLLHIMLWSLLVFGFQAIIGGIMRASGTVLVPVVIAIICVVGVQLPAAYWLDGKYGLQGVWMAFPVAYLGMLVLQTLYYKLVWQHQKIERLV